GGGCCTTCGCGTAGAAAAGCCCGCGCTTGCAAGGCAACTTTTGATGCCTGCCTGGTCTTCACCCGGAGCACCCCACCGCGGTGGAGGGTTGCCGTCCAGCAAGCCGGGGCTCAAAGCTGGAACTCATGACCTGAGCAAAATGCTAGACCACCGCGCGAAAACCCGCCGAAGGTGTCTCGCAACGTGGAATGTCCCTGGGCGCCGTCACGGGCTGTTTGGCGTGCCGTTGCGGTTTCGTTACCGACACCAACTAGCGCGAGTTTTGCAGACGGGTAACGTTATGCGCGGTCGTAGTTCAGTAAGTCGTGTGCGTTTTATCCGCGCTAGATCCTGGCCCGCCGGCGCGGTCGACCCCAAGGTTGCGGCGCCGGTTCCAGAATCAGCAGGTAGTGCGGGGCGGATGAGCAAGACCCTGGCTCCGCAAACTGCGGGGTTGGACCAAGGCACGAACTAGGAGTGCACGTGGCACAGGGAACCGTTAAGTGGTTCAACGCAGAGAAGGGGTTCGGGTTCATCGCTGTTGACGGTGGCCAGGACGTCTTCGTCCATCACACCGCCATCCAGATGGACGGCTACCGCGCCCTCGACGAGGGACAGCGGGTCGAGTTTGAGGTGACCCAGAGCGATAAGGGTCCTCAGGCCGATCAGGTCCGCGTCGTCGGATAGGACCTACCCACACGGCTAAGCAGATAGCTTTACCGCGAAGGGCCCGCATCATCAGATGCGGGCCCTTCGTCATGTCTAGGCGGTGCTAGCGCAGCTGGACGTGGGCGCTCGGGTCTTCGGTCGGCAGCTCAGGGTCGATCACTGCGGTCACTGACATGCGGCCCATTTTCAGCCGCCCGCGCGTTGTGGTGAGGAACGCCGTATCGGCGGCGTCGCGGCCGATCGCGATCCGCAGCATCGCCTCGCGCGGCGCGAGCCCGGTCGCGTCGATCACCCACCACTCGCCGTCGACGTACGCCTCGGCGACTGCGTGGAAGTCCATCGGCGACAGTCCCGGTGCGTAGACCGAGGACAGCCGCGCCGGCATGTTGCGCGAGCGCAGGAACGTCACGACCAGGTGTGCGAAATCGCGGCACACCCCTTGGCGCTGAAGGAAAGTATCGACCGAACCGTCGGTCACGCGGCTCCAGCCGCTGAGATAGAGGACCTTCTCGTTGACCCAGTTGCGGACCGCGTCGACGAGCTCGAAGCCCTCTAGGTTGGCAAAGAGCGCGCCGGCGATGTGCAGCAGCTTGTCGGACTCGCAGTAGCGCGACGGGCGGCTGTAGACGTGCGGCGCGAGGTCGGCAGACCAGGGCTCGTCGACCTGGCCGTCAACCGTCGCGGAGTAGTCGACGTTGAGCTGGCCCTCGGGCAGATCACGGCACACATGCAACCGCGTGCCATCCGGCTCGACAATCTCCTCGGGATCGATCGGGGTGTCGCCGACAGCGATCGTCAGATCCTCATCGACGATCTTCGGACCGCGGGCGACGGCAATGGACAGGACTATCTCGGTGGCCGCAGCCACCTGCGCATCGAGGTGCGCACTGACTGTTCGTTGCATGCGATCCATGATGCCGATCTTCGATCGTTCCTGCCGACCGCTACCCGACGAGTTCGCGGATAAACACCTCAGCGTCGACGTTTCTCGGCACCAGCCATACCAGCGAATTTTGCTAGACCTGCAGTGCGGCGCCACCCTTGGACAGCTCGCGGAAGCCTCCCGCCTGCTGTTCGTATGCCGCAGCGACCTGCAGCACGATGTCGTCGTCGTGGCGCCGGCCGATGATCTGCAAGCCCATCGGCAGCCCGTTGCTGATCCCGCACGGCACGCTCGCGGCCGGCTGCTGGGTCATGTTGAACGCCGCGCAGTAGGGGCTCCAGACTCGCCAGTCGTCGCCGCCATCGCTGGGCGGGGTCAGTTCGCCGGCCCGGAACGCGACGATCGGCAGGGTCGGGCCGACGAGTACGTCGTACTCCTGGTGGAAGCGGCCCAGCTGCTCGCCAAGCTCGGCCTTGTAGGCCGACGCGCGGACGTAGTCGACCGCGGAGATGTCCTTGCCGCGCTCGGCCATTGCGGCCAGGGCGGGGTCGAAGAGCTCGCGCTTGTCGTCATCGACGCCGAAGTAGACCTTCGCGATGCCGGCGTTCCAAAGCGTGGCGAGCGCGTCCATCGACCCGCTGATGTCGGGGGCCGCCTCGCTGACGTCGGCGCCGAGGTCGGCGAGCACCGTCCCGGCGGCGATGACTGCGGCGCGCACGTCGTCGGACATGGGATACGGCAGGCCGAAGTCGGGGGTGAGTGCCACCCGTAGTCCGGCGAGCGAGCCGGTCTCGGCGTCGGCGTTGTACGGCGAACCCCCGGGCCAGCTTGTCCCGTCGCGGTAGTCCGGCTGGGCGAGCACCTGCAGCATGAGCCCGACGTCGGCGACCGTGCGGGCCATCGGACCCTGGTGCGACATGCCTTCGAACGGGCTGCCGGGCAGCGCCGCGACGCGCCCGTAGGTCTGCTTGATGCCGGCAAGTCCGGTGAAGGAGCAGGGAATCCGGATCGAACCGGCGCCGTCCGAACCGAGCGCGAGTGGGCCGATTCCAGCCGCAAGAGCCGCCGCCGCGCCACCGCTGGAGCCGCCGGGCGTGACGTCGAGGTTCCACGGGTTGCGGGTGATGCCGGTCAGCGGGCTGTCGGTGACGCCCTTGCAGGCGTTGTCCGGGAGCGTTGTCTTGGCAAAGAGCACCGCTCCGGCCTCGAGCAGCCGGTCGACCCCTGGGCCGTTTTCTTCTGACGGGCCATCTGGAGTGGTCAGCGAACCTTTGCGGGTCGGCCATCCGGCGATCGGCACGTTGTCCTTGATCGTGGTGGGTACGCCGTCCAGTGCCGAGCGCGGATTGCCTGCGCCCCAGCGCTTCTCACTCTCGGCGGCCTGCTCCAGCGCCCAGTCGTCCATGACCGTGGTGAACGCGTTGATGTGCATGTTGGTCGCGTGCAGCCGGTCGAGCGCGGCCTGCGTCGCCTCGACGGGGGAGAGGGTGCCGTCGGCGTACGCCGCGGTCAGCTCGGTGACGGTCGCGTAGTTCAGGTCATCGACGGTAGCCATGGCTCGACGTTAGCCGCCGAGCCATGGCAACGCGAGCCATGTCGCGTGAGCGCGAGACCGCGACTTAGACGACGCGGCGCAGCCAGCCGCGGGGGTCGTCGATCTTGCCGAGCTGCAGCCCGAGCAGGTGCTCGCGGATGGCGAGCGTCTTCGGTCCAGCCACGCCGTCGCTCACCACCACGTCGCGGACATTCGGGCGCTCGGAGGCGAACTCGGCGATCGGGGTGATGACGGCCGCCGTACCGCAGGCGAAGACCTCGGTGATCTCACCGCTGCGTGCGCCCTCGGCAAGCTCGGTGACGGTGATCCGGCGCTCGGAGACGGTGAGGCCGTGCTCGGGGGCGATCTCCATGACGCTGTCGCGGGTGACGCCTTCGAGGATCGTGCCGAGGCCGGGGGTGATGAGCTCGCCGTCGCGGGTGACGACGCAGAGGTTCATCGTGCCGGACTCCTCCAGGCCCTCGCCGTCAACGTCGGTCCACAGCACCTGGTCGCAGTCGTGCTCCTGTGCCTCGATCTGACCGGCGAGCGACCCGCCGTAGTTGCCACCGCACTTCGCCGTACCCGTGCCGCCCTTGGCCGCGCGGATGTACTTGTCGGAGATCCAGAGGCGTACGCCGCCGGGCTGGTTGCCGCGATCGCGGGTGGTGAAGTAGGCCTGGGCCGGCGAGGCGATCACGCGGTAGTCGACGATCGCCGACGGGCGCACACCGAGGAAGTTCTCGGTGCCAACCATGAACGGGCGCAGGTAGAGGCTCTCCTCGGTGCGCACCTGCGGCACCCACGCCGCGTCGGCAGTGACGAGCTGCTCGAGCGAGGTCAAGAAGTCCTCGATCGGCAGCTCGGGCAGGCACAGTCGCCGCGCCGAGCGCTGCAGGCGGGCGGCGTTCATGTCAGGGCGAAACAGCCAGATCGAGCCGTCGTCGTGGCGATAGGCCTTCAGGCCCTCGAAGATCTCCTGCGCGTAGTGCAGTACGGCGCTCGCGGGGTGCAGCGTGAACGGCTCCAGCGCGCCGACTCGATCGTCGTGCCAGCCGCGCTCGGCGCTCCAGGTAGCGGCCGCCATGTGGTCGGTGAAGTGGGCTCCGAATCCTGGGTTTTCCAGGATCGTCTCGCGCTCCGCAGCAGGGGTGGGCTCGGGTGCGGAAGTGGTCGTGAATTTCAGCATGTGAGCCACACTACGCATCGACGACGGCCCGAACGCGGTGCCTGGGAGGATGGACGCGTGGACGTGCGCGTGGAGACCGAAGATGACCGCGACGGCGTACTTGCCGTGATCACGCTGGCTTTCGGCGACGAGGGAGAGAAGGTCGCTGCGATCTGGCGGGAGATCGCCGGTGGTGACGGCCCGCACGAGGGATACGTCGCGACCGAGGGCGAGCAGATCGTCGGGCACGTCGGGTTGAGCGCCGCGTGGCTGGACGCGCGCCGCGAGCTCGTCGACATCACCGTGCTGAGCCCGCTCAGCGTGCTACCCGATCGGCAGCGCTCCGGGATCGGCACTGAGCTGCTTCGCGTGGCCGTGGCCGCTGGGTTGCGGCG
The nucleotide sequence above comes from Epidermidibacterium keratini. Encoded proteins:
- a CDS encoding cold-shock protein, whose product is MAQGTVKWFNAEKGFGFIAVDGGQDVFVHHTAIQMDGYRALDEGQRVEFEVTQSDKGPQADQVRVVG
- a CDS encoding transglutaminase-like domain-containing protein, yielding MQRTVSAHLDAQVAAATEIVLSIAVARGPKIVDEDLTIAVGDTPIDPEEIVEPDGTRLHVCRDLPEGQLNVDYSATVDGQVDEPWSADLAPHVYSRPSRYCESDKLLHIAGALFANLEGFELVDAVRNWVNEKVLYLSGWSRVTDGSVDTFLQRQGVCRDFAHLVVTFLRSRNMPARLSSVYAPGLSPMDFHAVAEAYVDGEWWVIDATGLAPREAMLRIAIGRDAADTAFLTTTRGRLKMGRMSVTAVIDPELPTEDPSAHVQLR
- a CDS encoding amidase, which produces MATVDDLNYATVTELTAAYADGTLSPVEATQAALDRLHATNMHINAFTTVMDDWALEQAAESEKRWGAGNPRSALDGVPTTIKDNVPIAGWPTRKGSLTTPDGPSEENGPGVDRLLEAGAVLFAKTTLPDNACKGVTDSPLTGITRNPWNLDVTPGGSSGGAAAALAAGIGPLALGSDGAGSIRIPCSFTGLAGIKQTYGRVAALPGSPFEGMSHQGPMARTVADVGLMLQVLAQPDYRDGTSWPGGSPYNADAETGSLAGLRVALTPDFGLPYPMSDDVRAAVIAAGTVLADLGADVSEAAPDISGSMDALATLWNAGIAKVYFGVDDDKRELFDPALAAMAERGKDISAVDYVRASAYKAELGEQLGRFHQEYDVLVGPTLPIVAFRAGELTPPSDGGDDWRVWSPYCAAFNMTQQPAASVPCGISNGLPMGLQIIGRRHDDDIVLQVAAAYEQQAGGFRELSKGGAALQV
- a CDS encoding branched-chain amino acid aminotransferase: MLKFTTTSAPEPTPAAERETILENPGFGAHFTDHMAAATWSAERGWHDDRVGALEPFTLHPASAVLHYAQEIFEGLKAYRHDDGSIWLFRPDMNAARLQRSARRLCLPELPIEDFLTSLEQLVTADAAWVPQVRTEESLYLRPFMVGTENFLGVRPSAIVDYRVIASPAQAYFTTRDRGNQPGGVRLWISDKYIRAAKGGTGTAKCGGNYGGSLAGQIEAQEHDCDQVLWTDVDGEGLEESGTMNLCVVTRDGELITPGLGTILEGVTRDSVMEIAPEHGLTVSERRITVTELAEGARSGEITEVFACGTAAVITPIAEFASERPNVRDVVVSDGVAGPKTLAIREHLLGLQLGKIDDPRGWLRRVV
- a CDS encoding GNAT family N-acetyltransferase encodes the protein MDVRVETEDDRDGVLAVITLAFGDEGEKVAAIWREIAGGDGPHEGYVATEGEQIVGHVGLSAAWLDARRELVDITVLSPLSVLPDRQRSGIGTELLRVAVAAGLRRTAMVVLEGDPGYYSARGFGPASAVGIAPASDRTPAPAFQVVTGDGFEPWMSGRVIYPDVWWRHDAAGLRDPQLAEIEQALGAEPNGA